The uncultured Desulfatiglans sp. DNA window GCCGCCGTTGTGATCCGGATGGTATTTCATGGCCAGTTTACGGTAGGCCTTCTTGATTTCTTCTTGGGAGGCGCTTTTGGATACACCCAGAATCTTATAATAGTCTTTGCCGGACATAGACATCCCTGTCGACTGGATTTTAACGATACGAAAAGCAGTTCAATATTAGTCACCATCCCGCCAAAGTCAAGGCGGCGCGGAAGGGGTGTTGCGCGAAAAGCGGGAGTTGCATCTTGTTTGAAATGCTGGCACGATGAGCAGTAGCTTTCAGATTACGTTCGATTCTGTTCCAGGTCGCACTCTGTGTGAGCAACGATCCGTGAAACGCAATCGCGCGTGGTCAAGCCATGAGCGGAGCGGGGTGGGGGAAGGGGGAAAAGGTGAAGGATGTAAGGGAAGATCGGAAAGGCATCAAAACGCCGGCTGGGCGCAAGCTGGAGCGGATCGGCATTTTGGCCTTGGGCCTTTTGCCCTTGGTGGTCTTTGCCGGTGCATGGGTTTGGCACCGGTGGGACAGGCTCCTGGACGACTGGGCCATTCTGTGGGGTGCCTTGGGAAATCTCTTTGCCCTGTTGGGGCTGTCTCTGGCGGTGGTAATGGTCTGTCTGGGGGCGCGCCCCCCGTGGATCGAACGGCGCTTCGGACTCGACCGCATGCTCAGGCTGCATCAAGTGATGGGGCCGCTGGTGGTGGGGCTCCTGATGCTCCATGCCTTTCTTCGGACCCTGAAGGAATCGCTCGTCTCCGAAGGGGGCTGGCGCTGGGATTTTCTGACCACTCTGAGCTACGAAAACTGGACCGAGACGGCCTTGTCCGGTGCCCGGATCGCGCTGACGACGGTTATCGTGACCTCCGCGCTCGCCAAGCTGGGGCGGTATTTTTTCCCCTTTCATCTCTGGAAGATCCCTCACCTGCTTCTTTACGCCGCCTTGGCGCTCGGTTTTACCCACAGCATCATCGTGGGCGATGATATGCTTCAATTCCCCTATGTTCTCGTGTGGGCGGGCCTGCTGATCTTTTTCCTGTGGACTGCGGTTCAGCGTTTCCTCTATGTCAGGACACGCAGGCAGCTCTACAGGGGCATCCTGGTGGAGGCCCTGCCTGAAACCCATGATACGAAGACCCTTCGGGTGAGGCCGAAAGCCGCAGTCGGCCTTCTGAAGGATCGCCGGCCGGGCCAGTTCGCCGTCATCCGCTACAAGCGGATCCACGGATACAGCCAGCCTCGCCCGTTCACTATCTCAGCGCCGCCGGCCTCGGACGACCTCACCTTTACCATCAAACAGACCGGACGTTTCACCCGGAAACTCCACAAGCTGCGCGAAGGTACGGGCATCCTCTGTGAGGGGCCTTACGGGGTGTTCGTGCCGGACCTGGAACGGGAGCGGAATCTCGTTCTGATCGCAGGGGGGGTTGGAATCACCCCGTTCCTGAGCATGCTCCGGCACATTCAGCAGCAGAAGCTGGGCAACCGGGCGACTCTGATCTGGGCCAACAAGACCCGGAAAGATTGCATCGCGGGTGAGGAATTGACCGGGATGGCCGTCCAGGGCCTTCTCAAACTGGTCCACGTCTTCAGCCGCGAGGCCCGTGTGAAGGATGCCCCCGGGCAGGGCGCCGTATATTTTGAAAACGGCCACATCGACCGCGGCATCCTCAAGAAATACGTCGAGCCCGCAGGCGCCTCCTATTACCTCTGCGGCCCACCGGCGATGCAGGACTTCGTCCTTCGAGAATTGAAGACGGGCCTTGGCGTGCAGCCAAAGCAGGTCAAGCGGGAGCTCTTCTTCTGGTAAGCGGCATCCGGCAGGCGCATGGGGCCGATACTTTCCTGGAGGACGTATGTTTCTCTATGCCAAGGCATCGAAAGGTGAAGCAAGAGGGAGGCTTGTCCCGGAGATGCTGCAGGCTTTTTCAGTCACGCCGGGCCTCGAGGCTGCGCTCCCAGTCCGCCCGGATCCGTCTGAGAATCTCCGCATAGTGGTTGTCGAGAACCTGAATCTCCTCCCAATCCGGGCGCTTCAGGATCTTCTGCATCAAAAGCCCGTCGCTGTCGAACCAGCGGGGGAGGGGGCCGCCGAGAAAATATCCGCGATCCCTGAGGATTTCAACCGCCTGTCCGGACCATGGGCAGGCCAGGTTCACCCAGATCTGGTTGACCTGGATGTTCCGTTCCAGCAGTTGCTTTTCCAGACGATCCAACGTGGGAACGAAATCTTTCCCCACCTCGTGAACCGCCACTCTTGCGACCTGGGCGAAATCGAAGATTTGCGGCCTGATTTCGGAAACCGAGCGCGCCGGGATGCCCTGTTCGGAGATGCGGAAGTCGCGGCTGTCGTCGAGCCCTTGATACAAGAAATCGAGTTCATCCCGGTAGACCGCCGGGAGATAAACCGTATGGGGCCTCGGGCGGAATGTCCGGAATACGAGGAATGCCGCCACCCGGCCGGCTCGGCCGTCCTGCTCCTGGTGGATTGAAGGTGGGATAAGGTCGACCTCCAGCGCCCGCGGCGGAAAGCC harbors:
- a CDS encoding putative Ferric reductase domain protein transmembrane component domain-containing protein (Evidence 3 : Putative function from multiple computational evidences) — translated: MSGAGWGKGEKVKDVREDRKGIKTPAGRKLERIGILALGLLPLVVFAGAWVWHRWDRLLDDWAILWGALGNLFALLGLSLAVVMVCLGARPPWIERRFGLDRMLRLHQVMGPLVVGLLMLHAFLRTLKESLVSEGGWRWDFLTTLSYENWTETALSGARIALTTVIVTSALAKLGRYFFPFHLWKIPHLLLYAALALGFTHSIIVGDDMLQFPYVLVWAGLLIFFLWTAVQRFLYVRTRRQLYRGILVEALPETHDTKTLRVRPKAAVGLLKDRRPGQFAVIRYKRIHGYSQPRPFTISAPPASDDLTFTIKQTGRFTRKLHKLREGTGILCEGPYGVFVPDLERERNLVLIAGGVGITPFLSMLRHIQQQKLGNRATLIWANKTRKDCIAGEELTGMAVQGLLKLVHVFSREARVKDAPGQGAVYFENGHIDRGILKKYVEPAGASYYLCGPPAMQDFVLRELKTGLGVQPKQVKRELFFW
- a CDS encoding conserved hypothetical protein (Evidence 4 : Unknown function but conserved in other organisms), with the protein product MSTDSNDAWDIEPGQDWDVFLFQPEDAEGVSRLFRSVYGEGYAVRTYVEPALLIAENAAHRVISSVAKTPRGEVVGHNALFNSAAHPGTYETGAGVVHKAYCGGKGIFTRMVGHGIEIAKRFPHLNAIFGEPVCNHLFSQRSTDKFGFPPRALEVDLIPPSIHQEQDGRAGRVAAFLVFRTFRPRPHTVYLPAVYRDELDFLYQGLDDSRDFRISEQGIPARSVSEIRPQIFDFAQVARVAVHEVGKDFVPTLDRLEKQLLERNIQVNQIWVNLACPWSGQAVEILRDRGYFLGGPLPRWFDSDGLLMQKILKRPDWEEIQVLDNHYAEILRRIRADWERSLEARRD